In Peromyscus maniculatus bairdii isolate BWxNUB_F1_BW_parent chromosome 9, HU_Pman_BW_mat_3.1, whole genome shotgun sequence, one genomic interval encodes:
- the LOC102914994 gene encoding olfactory receptor 11G2-like, with product MKTLSITSNSSTITGFILLGFPCSKEGQILLFVLFFIVYLLTLMGNASIICAVFWDQKLHTPMYLLLANFSFLEIWYVTSTVPNMLANFLSDTKVISFSGCFLQFYFFFSLGSTECFFLAVMAFDRYLAICRPLHYPALMTGRLCNILVISCWVLGFLWFPVPIIIISQMSFCGSRIIDHFLCDPGPLLALTCKKIPLIEMILSILSPLPLIIPFLFIMGSYALVLIAVLKVPSASGKRKAFSTCGSHLAVVALFYGSVLVMYGSPTSEHEAGMQKLVTLFYSVLTPLLNPVIYSLRNKHMKTALKAILGEIKNWLSKKILGN from the coding sequence ATGAAAACCCTCAGCATTACCAGCAACTCCAGCACCATCACTGGCTTCATACTCCTGGGATTCCCCTGCTCCAAGGAAGGGCAGATCCTCCTCTTTGTGCTCTTCTTCATTGTCTACCTCCTCACACTCATGGGCAATGCTTCCATCATTTGTGCTGTGTTCTGGGATCAGAAACTGCACACCCCCATGTATCTGCTGCTGGCCAACTTCTCCTTCCTGGAGATCTGGTATGTCACCTCCACAGTTCCCAACATGTTGGCCAACTTCCTCTCTGACACCAAGGTCATCTCCTTCTCTGGGTGCTTCCTGcagttctatttcttcttctccttgggGTCTACAGAATGCTTCTTCCTGGCAGTCATGGCCTTTGACCGCTACCTTGCCATCTGCAGACCTCTACACTATCCTGCTCTTATGACTGGGCGCCTCTGTAACATCCTTGTGATCAGTTGCTGGGTGCTTGGTTTCCTCTGGTTCCCCgtccccatcatcatcatctcccaGATGTCCTTCTGTGGATCCAGGATTATAGACCATTTCCTATGTGACCCAGGCCCGCTGTTAGCACTGACTTGCAAAAAAATTCCACTAATAGAGATGATCTTGTCCATCTTAAGTCCTCTGCCTCTCattattccttttctctttatcatGGGGTCATATGCTCTGGTCCTAATAGCTGTATTGAAGGTTCCTTCAGCCTCTGGGAAAAGGAAAGCTTTCTCGACCTGTGGGTCTCATTTGGCTGTGGTCGCATTATTCTACGGCTCAGTACTTGTCATGTATGGGAGCCCAACATCTGAACATGAAGCGGGGATGCAGAAGCTTGTGACTCTGTTTTATTCAGTCTTGACCCCTCTTCTTAATCCTGTGATATACAGTCTTAGGAACAAACATATGAAGACAGCCCTGAAAGCAATTCTGGGGGAGATTAAAAATTGGTTGTCAAAAAAGATCTTGGgcaattaa